TTAGccgtttaattttattcttctttGCAAAGAATCAGGCgatgtttaaacaaataatttgtaataaatataacaGTTGAGAATTCGTCGCATCTCTGTAAATGATTCACATTGTAATACTCTGTATGGAATTACAAATCACACAAACGCATCGCGTAAATCTTTCTTCTTTTCGTATGTATACAAGAAAGTGCAGAACGAGCGTAGGATGTTGTATTTTCTGTTTTTCCTTTCTCTCAAACGCAAATGTCGCATACCCCTTGTAAACAATATTATAGCCTCAACGCGCCGACAAGACTTGTCGGACAATTCTCTGCTTTGGTATTCCTTTGCACGTCGTGCCCTTGCATTTCTGGAAAAAATCAAACACATGTCAGCTTTCTTCAAATTGCAATAGTATTACCATCTGCTGATCGTCTCGAGTGACGTCCTATCGTGGCGCACTTTTCACATAGTTAACGCTTTTCTCTTACTCTACAGtttaatatataaaagtagaaaagatatatttatattttttgttatcatGATAAATACAATCTTAAGAAACGTTATTATTTTAGTCGAAATgtaaatgtatataatatataaaaattgcaGTTTTTCGCACAATTTTCGAATGCAGAGTCGGTTAATTAAAGTTGAACACTTGTTCAACGTTGATTGTCAAAATCAACGTGAGAAGCGCTCTATCAAAGCAGTACTTTAAACTTCGTCTTTGAAATGACGTATGTTACATACGAGATGTAAAGACGTTACTAATCTCTCATCGATGTGAAAATTTAGTTAATGCATTATTCAGGTTTCAACCGAGTCTGATTCGTATCTGTCTTTAACTATGTGTGGTGTGATTGTATCATTTACCGCTAATAGTGCGTAGGCAGTGCATTgagaaaattatctttacaaGATTGGTGGAGCAATGACCATTCGCAGTATATATTCATTCAAAAGGTAATCTCTTAGCATAATCTACAGTGCTCATCTACATCATGATGGTCATGTCGGTGATTGATAATAATTTCTTGATATAGACTACGCTTTAAATGTCATTAAATCGATATTAGaagaatgtatattttttgcagaaatttatttgaatCTATAGGTGGCTCATTTCTGCAATGATCGCCTGCATAATCTTTCCTGAGATTATAATTGCACTTTATTTCAAACGTTTCTTATAACGAATGAAAATCAAGTTTGGTGCCTTTACATGTAGTAATTATGATGATATACAATTTCAGCGAGATAGCTAACTTTTAAGGGCTAATTTGGCCATTGCGATCTTAGAATCTATTTACACCTGGTGCTGGTGCTGTCGCCTGATGATTCGGACAGAAataattaaaaggaaaaaaaaatgaaaaaaaaatgttgatttgattgaaaataaaaagttactCAAGTCCAAATGGCCAGGCTGTTAACGTTGATTATCATACTATTTTCCATAGTAAAATAGAGTGCCTTAGCGTGTGGTTGTGAACGATtgcataaatatatacgtGCGCGCTACATAATTCGGCTTCTCGATCTCTCCAAACACAAAAGACACACAAACGCCACCCACATTCCTCTAGCCACAAGACAATCCTTGATCCAAGAGTATATCCTTTTCCACCTTAAAGAGTTtcttgaaaaaagaaaaagcaccGTTTGATTAGTTATTGATCGACTTTCGAAAACTTGTGATATACAACCATATACATGCGTGTATAAAGAGACTTCTGCATTCGCTCTTCCGATCTCTTCGGCGCGAGACAAAGATATAAGTTTTCCATTGCCGGCAGAAAGCGTCGTTcctgttatatatatatatatatatatgcaacCATCGCagagtgaaaaataaaagaaatttcgcCGAGTGCGGTACCTCGTTCGACATGGCTACAATATACGCTTGACTTACGTGCGAGACACAACAGAATTCGTTTTTTAGTAAAGCGATCGCTTGATTGTACTGTGTCGGCGAGTGAGGTGTCCATATGAGTTGGTTGGGTATTCATTACTCCGGGAACCGTTTTGTTTCGTCTGTCGATTTTCGTCAAAATAGCTTCCTACAAAAACGTTTACGTACACATGCATACGGGCGCAGTATACACCATCGCGAatccttttttttcgacaaACCAACCACAGCGGTCCCTCGAAGCGGACAAAAAAAGTCTAAGGCGAGCCCAACCAACGGAATGACGAATGCAGCGCTAATGGAAAGTCGGCAGTGAGGAATATCTTTCGGGGCTGCAGGCACTAGGTATCCGCGGGCAATGTGTGTATGATATACGAACCGCACACTCGCGTGCGCGGCTTCCCTCGTGAACGTATGTATATGAATGTCAGCGATGGCCTTGCGAGTGTATCAAGCGGCGGAACTAGCGAGCGGAAAGGGACTCGGGGGTAGGCGGACTGCGGTACTTGGCGCGTATGTGGAGGAAATTGTTGCTGTGCTTAGCGTTGTGCGGAGGCGGTGTACTCTCGCGACTGAGGACCCTCACCTGGCAGGGGTCGTGTCTCGTTAGGAAGTGCTCCAGGGTGTCCCAGCCGCCGCCCACTCGCACCATCATGTGTCGGCCCTTGAGCAGCTGCGAACATCAAATTTCATTTCGATTTTCGATTATTCCGTATTTTCAACTTAGCGGAGTAGAGTCGCGTATTTACACTGCGAAATGAAGGTGATCGAGCAAGGTACCTACATGGTATCTACGGAGACTAGGAGGTATGCGCTAATGTTTACTGATGGAGACAGAGTCTTACCCTTATGAAAACGTTCCGCCCGGCGATGTGATAGCGGCCCTCTCCGACTTTGCGTACTTTGAGCTTGCTGCACTTGCTGGACGGGCACTGGCAAAGTCTCTGTACGGCCTCGGTAGCTCTCCTCACCTGCAGACGCACGGCAAACGTCAAAAAAAAACGGGGGGAAGACACACAGGAGTTTCTAAATACTGTGACGCGATGGAGATAGACatagaggaagagagagagagagagagagagagagagagagagagagagagagagagagaggagggtgAGTGTCGAGTACACAGAGAGTGGAAAGAGGGTCGTTTAGAGAGCGTTGTCCCGTTTTAAAAAGTTGAGcacgtcgtcggcggcggaaTAAATCGGTTTCCGCTGACCGCCGCTGCGCTGCGGAGACAGGAACTTTTCGAGTCACAGAAAGAGAGTCTGTactgtcgctgctgctgctttgtATGCGGCGACTTTTACTCGCTCGCGTAAAACGTGAAGTGCATAtggagaggaggaggaggtggagtCTAGCCCCGTAAGTGTAATatcgtatatatagatactcctctctctctctctctctctctctctctctctctctctccctctggcTTCTTACGACTACCGGACTCGCCGACACGGCTATATGCATATGTACATGGAAGGTGTCGGGCATACTAAGGAAAGGCATTATAAGCTTTGCTGCTGCGTATGTATAGAAGAATTCCTaggattttgaaaatatggTCCCGTAATGTGCGGGGTTGCGCAAGAAGCCTGCGCGTACGTGGGAGAATTCACCGTGAGAGATTACGCCTTGAGTATAGCTgagtgtaataaaattttacgagtGTGTgcaggtaataattctttttacAGTTAGCTTTGCTGGTTATTGTTGGAAGCGAGGAAAATTACGCTTATACCTTTCGATCCAGCTCGGTGAGCGGTCCAGAGTGCTCGGGCAGCTCGGTGGACGAGGGCGACGGCGAGCTCGACGGCGAGAGCACCTCGTCGGGATCGTCGGCGCTTCCGCGAGACCAGTCGTCCTCCGTCGTGTCGCTGGGGACGCCGTCGCTGCCGGTCGGGCCGTTGTCGCTCACCGAACGCCGCATCTCGGGCTCGTGACTCGGCGTCGTCGCGGATGTGTCCAGCCAGCGCGATGCCGTCGACATCTCCACTGCCGAGctgaaaattcgaaaatcgATGCTTATGTAAAACCATTCGCTCCTTCGCTTCATGTGATATTTTACGGCGCCGCGCTTCCTGCGCTCGGCTGGAAACGGAAATTTGCAGAATGTCACGCCTCGTTCAGGATGACGCAAGGCGCAATTACGGTTTTGTTTGAAATTCAGCGGCAGCACGCGGTGCAGCTCTCCAAGGAGATTATTCTAATGAGGGACGCACCTTCTCGCGCGTCTCCTTGCGCACCCTAATTTTTCCCTCGCTATGAGCATGCACCGTGCGGATTTGACATTAAGATGAGCCGCGCGACATTGTTATATACAAATTATGCTTATCGCTCGACGGAAAAGGCCAATTTCAAAGTTTCTTTTTCAAACGACGTTACGCGAGTACACAAATTTTCGCGACGCGTCGAACCTCATCGGAGCTCATTTTTTCCAGCTCAGGCGACGAAATACACAGAATCGTCATCCGCCAACGCGTCGGCTGGTATAAATGAAGCCATAACTCAGACTCGCGAGGGAAAAAACGAGCGTCTCGGCGCCGTGGAAAATTCGTCTCGCGCAGCGGGACGGCGCGCGGCAATAACGAGCTGTGCGAGAAGAGAAACCAGTCCGCAAGTctgagaaggagagagaaaaaagtggcTCGTCTACCTGCTGTGCTTGATCTTGTCGGCGGGTGGCATGGGCGAGGCGGTGGGCGACGGCGACTGGAACTGCCAGGAGACGAGGCTGCTGTGAGAGATGCCGCTGTCCGAGAGACAGTGAAGGTCGCGCTCTTGTTCCGCCGCGATTTCCCGCTCGAGCTGCACCAGGCCTGGCGGCTCGAGGGAATAGCGGGCTGCTAGACGAGCCACCTCCAGCAGGCAGAGCACCACGTTGCGAGGCTGGCCTTGTAGAACTGTGCaagttttttgttattttagtTCTTTTATTAAATGTTCGTGGGTCATTGGATTCGATTTTACATTTATTGTGAAACGGATGGCTATCAAACGAACGTTTAAAGCCGGGGATTTAAAGTTTAAACGGAATCGCGGTTCCGTTAATTTCTACGGGAAAGTATTATATGCAGCTTTGGCACTTCAGCCTTCATCTAAAGTTAGTCCGAATCATCGGCGTTTTCAGCTCGAAAAGggaaaatcattattttcgaaaatatcgCTGCGCGCGGCGCTCTGGCAATTTTTCATTCGCGCACAAAGGCAGcgcaaaagtaaaaaaaatctattgtCGACCAGGAATGTACCGCACAGAGAGAGTTTGAGTAATTTACCGAGCTTTACCGTTCGTTAGTCTATACGTTCCCGACGACATTCGAAAAATGTTAATTGCCCGTTCAACGCCCCCGAAAAAGCTCCCCGCTTAATTGGAAAACTCCGAAGCGACGCAAATGTCGCGGCGCGCGCAGCTGCATCCCACTGGCAATACTTAATTAGCTCGtcgaaatttaattaaaaaagtccGCCGTCGCGCTTAATTTTCAATCACACCACGCGTCCATGCATAGGTCGGTCGGAGAGTACAGcgttatacctatatacagcCACGTCGATCCTTCATAAAGTCTCGTTCCCTCTCTCGAAGTAGGCTACTCCGATATGCCTACTCCAGTGATGTGCCGCTTCTGCCTGCCCTCGGGGATAATAGCGGCTCGCAGGCGCGCGCATATCAGCCGACGGGGCTGTTCTTTTGTCATgtgaaaaacgagaaaaagcTTTTGTCGCTACTGCAGCGCCAGCAGTATTGCCGATGCACTAGAAACCCACTGGACGAGAAATGCACGGAGTACTATATCTTCGCGTTGTTACATGTGTACGCGAATGGGAAACGACGGAGGAATTTCCTTATCGCTGCTCTCTTTGTTCCGCGAAGGCATTTAAAGGGTGCTTTAGCGGGGGCAGCAGCGAGGAGCGCCGCGCCCTATTTACTCTCTCGGTATGTGCGTGTGTCTGTGCAGTCTGCGCTCGCGGGGACGCGACGAGTTCCAAACGCCCTCGAGCGAGTCTCCGTCTCTGAGAGAGACATGTGGGACAAGCTTCGGCgtcgtatctctctctctctctctctctctctctctctctctctctctctctctgcagactTATTAAGATTGCTCGGGAAATTACTTTTTCCCTCCGTCGCCGCTTGTCTTATCTACTTTTCTTCTCAAGAGGCGCTTTATCCGAACACGTGCTCGCGCTtgatgctttattttttgccgcTCGAGTTATAACCGTATGCTGACTGATGGGTCTGAGAAAGCattattaaaacttttaattgaGGACATCAGCATTGCTTTTTTGCAGTCGTATAGAAAGAGTTCTGAAAGAGCGTTAAGGAATTCATTTACAGCGGAGTCACTGATGCTAATACCCAGCGTTACAGGGGAGAATAAAACTTTTCCATTCAACCTCGAATAACAACAGCGTATCACAGTAAACTCCGGCAAACTTTTCTATACGAACCGAGGCCGCATGATGATAATCACTCACCCAAGTCGTCGCTTTCGAAGAGCAGATTCTCGTGAACGCCCAGTCGCCGGCAGAACTGTATGAAGTTTTCCATGTTGTCCCTGGAGAAAAAGCTGCGGCGCGCGGCGTTTTCCCAGCAGCGACCCCTTATGGCAGGCGCCGGCTGAGGAGAAAAAAACCATGAGCTCACGTAATTAGTAGTTCTGTCTGTGTTCACCGCAAAAACCGCGTTCATTGTTACAACTGGCGGCTCGAAAATAGAACAGAAAGACTGCAGTTTTCGAAGTTATAGTTTGAAAAAAGTCACTCAACGagctatttttaaattgttaagaGGACAAGTAGATATGTATGCACAACGATGTCGTCGCGTGCTCGTGACGCTAATTGAGATCGATTGTTCACGCGAGGAGCTCCTTATCCTATACTCACCCCTTTCGCTCTGCCAGCTTCAACGGCCGATCGAGCCTTATCCTGAATGACTCGCGCCAAACGGCACAGCACCGCGCCATTGTCGAGTACGTCGAAGAAGTTCTCGCCCGATATGTGGTCGACGTCTGCAACAAATCAAACAACGGCCTCTTAACAAGAGTATAGGTACATCACAAGTGCTTCTCAAGTGTTGCGTAATCATTCGACAACTGCGCTTTCCGTCGTTTCACCGCAATCAGAAGTGGCCGTGAAGTCGTTCATTCAAACCGTACGTTCCAGAAACTTTTCATAAAATCCGGCGCGTCTCGCCGCAGCGACACAATAGCGAGAAATCTAGGTCGCTCGATGAAATCTCGCCCCTATCAtctccgcgcgcagcggcTCCATCATGCACGCACACGTCTCCTTCGATAAAACTCGCGAATATTCTGCACGTATCGATCGTTACATTGCGACGTATAGCCAGCGCACGTCGTCTTTCGAAACTCTCCGCGGCCCTTACGGAGGGAAAAGCGTATATAGCGCGCTCTACTTCTCGCTCCTCGCGCGGAATCGTAATGGCAAGCTTAGCGCGTTCGCTCGCAGCGCGCACTCGAGCGTAAGAAACGCGCGCTCTCGGCACTCGCATAGCGTAGAAAACTAAACACACTGCGCTCGTACAAATGCGCCAAATTAAAGTCCCGCTAAGCACCACTGCGCGgcggaagagaaaaaagctaaTCGAGAGGAGCGTTTTTCTCGCCGCCGCGAATGTGTGTTTGCTTATTTCCGATGATGATGCGTGCCTGTGCCATTAGGCGCATTaagctttttcttctctccttgCCGGCAGACAATTGGAAGTATGGTGAATCAGATGTGTTTCTTTTTCGCGCGTATCTGTTGGCCTCTTAATCGATTCGAACGCTCGGCTGTATCAATGACTGCAACAATTGTACAACTGCGACGCCGCTTAGTGAAGTAAATCGCAGTAGTGTCCATTGAAGCGCGAATCAAAACATTAAAATTCTCAACTCTCGCCGTAAATCAAAACGCTTCGTCCCGGCgaagcatcatcatcatttcGGTTTCATTCGACCGacaaaccgcgcgcgcgaggatggAAAAGTAAGTAGCTGCAACTCGTCGCGTGCGTCCGTCGTCGTTCCGGTACGTGTGACTTGCAGCTCCATAGCTGCAGGCGACGACGATCGGTTGGGCTTACGATTTCCACGGATAATTTTCCCCTCGCCGGTATACTTAAAGAAGCAGAACAACGCTGCAGTGTGTGCAACGCTACGG
The DNA window shown above is from Nasonia vitripennis strain AsymCx chromosome 3 unlocalized genomic scaffold, Nvit_psr_1.1 chr3_random0004, whole genome shotgun sequence and carries:
- the LOC100118628 gene encoding growth arrest-specific protein 2 isoform X1; the protein is MSYTNRFPPTKNTRYRSSWGPSSVSVFQRADVPRPSPEEEEYAEFYHERLHSAQSRQLIPLQEDLADWINKTINVDHISGENFFDVLDNGAVLCRLARVIQDKARSAVEAGRAKGPAPAIRGRCWENAARRSFFSRDNMENFIQFCRRLGVHENLLFESDDLVLQGQPRNVVLCLLEVARLAARYSLEPPGLVQLEREIAAEQERDLHCLSDSGISHSSLVSWQFQSPSPTASPMPPADKIKHSSSAVEMSTASRWLDTSATTPSHEPEMRRSVSDNGPTGSDGVPSDTTEDDWSRGSADDPDEVLSPSSSPSPSSTELPEHSGPLTELDRKVRRATEAVQRLCQCPSSKCSKLKVRKVGEGRYHIAGRNVFIRLLKGRHMMVRVGGGWDTLEHFLTRHDPCQERRFLPAMENLYLCLAPKRSEERMQKSLYTRMYMVVYHKFSKVDQ
- the LOC100118628 gene encoding growth arrest-specific protein 2 isoform X3, giving the protein MSYTNRFPPTKNTRYRSSWGPSSVSVFQRADVPRPSPEEEEYAEFYHERLHSAQSRQLIPLQEDLADWINKTINVDHISGENFFDVLDNGAVLCRLARVIQDKARSAVEAGRAKGPAPAIRGRCWENAARRSFFSRDNMENFIQFCRRLGVHENLLFESDDLVLQGQPRNVVLCLLEVARLAARYSLEPPGLVQLEREIAAEQERDLHCLSDSGISHSSLVSWQFQSPSPTASPMPPADKIKHSSSAVEMSTASRWLDTSATTPSHEPEMRRSVSDNGPTGSDGVPSDTTEDDWSRGSADDPDEVLSPSSSPSPSSTELPEHSGPLTELDRKVRRATEAVQRLCQCPSSKCSKLKVRKVGEGRYHIAGRNVFIRLLKGRHMMVRVGGGWDTLEHFLTRHDPCQKCKGTTCKGIPKQRIVRQVLSAR
- the LOC100118628 gene encoding growth arrest-specific protein 2 isoform X4 → MSYTNRFPPTKNTRYRSSWGPSSVSVFQRADVPRPSPEEEEYAEFYHERLHSAQSRQLIPLQEDLADWINKTINVDHISGENFFDVLDNGAVLCRLARVIQDKARSAVEAGRAKGPAPAIRGRCWENAARRSFFSRDNMENFIQFCRRLGVHENLLFESDDLVLQGQPRNVVLCLLEVARLAARYSLEPPGLVQLEREIAAEQERDLHCLSDSGISHSSLVSWQFQSPSPTASPMPPADKIKHSSSAVEMSTASRWLDTSATTPSHEPEMRRSVSDNGPTGSDGVPSDTTEDDWSRGSADDPDEVLSPSSSPSPSSTELPEHSGPLTELDRKVRRATEAVQRLCQCPSSKCSKLKVRKVGEGRYHIAGRNVFIRLLKGRHMMVRVGGGWDTLEHFLTRHDPCQKLFKVEKDILLDQGLSCG
- the LOC100118628 gene encoding growth arrest-specific protein 2 isoform X2 encodes the protein MSYTNRFPPTKNTRYRSSWGPSSVSVFQRADVPRPSPEEEEYAEFYHERLHSAQSRQLIPLQEDLADWINKTINVDHISGENFFDVLDNGAVLCRLARVIQDKARSAVEAGRAKGPAPAIRGRCWENAARRSFFSRDNMENFIQFCRRLGVHENLLFESDDLVLQGQPRNVVLCLLEVARLAARYSLEPPGLVQLEREIAAEQERDLHCLSDSGISHSSLVSWQFQSPSPTASPMPPADKIKHSSSAVEMSTASRWLDTSATTPSHEPEMRRSVSDNGPTGSDGVPSDTTEDDWSRGSADDPDEVLSPSSSPSPSSTELPEHSGPLTELDRKVRRATEAVQRLCQCPSSKCSKLKVRKVGEGRYHIAGRNVFIRLLKGRHMMVRVGGGWDTLEHFLTRHDPCQVRVLSRESTPPPHNAKHSNNFLHIRAKYRSPPTPESLSAR